The sequence ATGGAAAGATGTTTCTGGGTGTCGCAGGGCTTGATGGAGAAGACTTCGAGCTTACCGCGGCGCTTGTCCTCGTGGTATTTAAGCGCCTCTTCCTTGGTGAACAGTGCCATATGTGCAGCCTCCGGGTTTATGGTACGAGAATTCGCCATTAGTAGAAGGTGCGCAACAGGGAGTCAAGATGGCGGACATTCGGCAGCCGCGACCATTCGGGGAATCCGCCGCGCGGATTGACTCTTTCGCCACGGTGTGACAATCAGCCGTTCATCCATTCATCCGGAGGATTTCATGCTCGATAACGTCACGGTCGTTCTGGTGCGGCCCAAATATCCCGAAAACATCGGCTCGGCCGCCCGGGCCTGCCTGAACATGGGCTGCCCGAACCTCACCCTTGTGGCACCACGAGGTTTCGACATCGAACGCGCCATGCCGCTGGCGACCGTGCATTCCAAACACATCCTCGAAAGCGCCCGCATTACGGATACTCTCGACGAAGCGCTCGACGGCTGCTCCGCCGCCTACGGCACCACGGCCCGCACCGGCGGATGGCGCAAAGGCATCATGGCTCCCGCCACCATGGCCGGGGTCGTGGGCGAGAAGATCCGCATGAACGGTCAGGTGGCGATTGTCTTCGGCCCCGAGGATACGGGCATGACCAATGAGGAGACCCAACTCTGCACCGGGCTGGTGACCATCCCCACCAATCGACAGGGAACGTCGCTCAACCTGGCTCAGGCCGTGCTGATTCTGCTGTACGAATGTTTCAAGGAGGCGCTGTCCGAGCCGTTCAGGCCAGCAGGTCCGCCTGAAGAACGTCTGTGTACCGTGAAGGAGCAGGAGGCACTGTTCTCCAACCTGCGCGAAACGCTGCTGGCCATCGACTATCTGCGCGATACCAACACCGACTACTGGATGATGCCCGTGCGTCGCTTCATGGCTCGCATGAACCTCAAGCGCAACGAGTTCAATCTGCTCATGGGCATCTGTCGTCAGGTCAAGTGGATTGCAGGCCGGGCGTTTCCCGACCGCAAGACCGACTAGTATACCGATCGGCCCCGGTGCAGGGGAAAAGAATCAGGGAAGAAAAAGCAGCGTGCCCTGGGGGACAGAGGCGAATCCCGCCTGCTCCCCGACACGGATATCTCTGGCTTCCGTCAGGGAGTCGCGCCCCACGGAGTACAGCCTGGTGTAGCCGATGAACGCGCTCAAGAGTCGCATCGATTCTCTCTCAGGATCGCATCCCGCCTTGGCGAGCATCTGCGGATGCAGCGAAAGCAGCACCACCGGTCGCTTTGTCGAAAGAAAACCGCGCATGGCCGGGATGGTGGCGTACTCCCCGCCTTCAATGTCCATCTTCAGAAAATCCGTGTCAGCCAGCTCGTTTGCAAACGCAGCGGCGGCATCCACGGCCTTGGCGCGGAAGGTGTTCTCCGCTTCCGGCTCCAGCGAACTGGTCTCGCTTTTACCGGCTTCGCCGGGGGGCGTCAGGGAGATGTATCCCGCATGGTCCGTGAGCGCGCTGTTGCGCAGGGTGCAACGTGAAGCGAGTTCAGGATTGAGCTCCAGATTCTTCCGCAACTCCGCGAAGGCCGCCGGGTCGGGCTCAAAGGCCGTACAGCGCCCAGCGATGCCCGCCGCGTAAAGCAGCGTTGGTCCTATCCATGCCCCTGCGTCCACATAGGAACCGCCAGCGGGAAGATAGGTCTCCAGTGCCTGAAATGTCGCGGGTTCCCAGCGATTCTGTTCCACCAGTCCCCAGAACTTTTCATAGCGAGGCGGTCGTCCGGCGCGGAAGCTCCGACCATTGATGCGGAAGGTGTCGATCATCTTCTCCTGCTACACGTAAAAGCCAAAAAAGTCAGCTTGTTTGCACCGACTTATCCTGGCTTATCCAGACGCCGCCGAGCACCAGCGCCGAGGCCACATACTGCACCATGGTCAGCTGTTCGCCGAGAATGGCCCAGCCCATCAGCAGGGTGATGACCGGAATGAGGTTCACGAACGTGGAAGCCTGACTGGCCGGGACCTGACTCATGCCGACGTTGTAAAGTCCGTATGCCGCCAGCGTGACGAAGACCCCGAGGTAGACGATGCAGCCCACCCCCACCGGATCGAAGGCCGTCGGCAATTCGGTGGTCGGCAGGAAAAGCAGAGGGAAAAAGAACGCCGTGCCGATAAAGGCCTGTATCATTGTCAGGAACCACGGACCGTATCGCGGGCTGAGACGCTTGAGCGTGATCATGTAGCCGGTGGCACAGACCATGGCCAGAAATTCAAGAAAGTTGCCAAGTGCCGGATTGGGTGCCGAATCAGAAGCCTCCGCTGCGGCCGAGAGCAGCACCGCGCCGCCGATGGCCATCCCGAACCCGACCATAGTACGCCTGGAGATGGTCTCCTTGAGCAGCACCGCCGCCGGAAACGCCACCAGAAGCGGCACCATGGCGCAGATCATGCCCGCCTGTGACGCGTCGGTGTATGTGAGGGCGAGGGACTCGAAAACGAAATAGAATCCAGGCTCGCAGATGCCCATGAACAGCAGCGGCTTCCAGTCGCCCTTGCGGTACTCAACCTTGCGGAAGTTTCTGATGACCGCCAGAAAACACAGGCTGGCCACCAGCATACGCCCGAAGATGATGACCATGGGATCGTACGCCTCAAAGCCGATTTTGAGGACGACAAACGAGCTTGCCCACAGGCAAGCGCCGCCGAAAAGAGCCAGATATGCGCTGAAAGGTGCTGTTCTCAAGATGATTCTCCGTTTGCGAAGCGGGTTTAGTAGCACCCTTTCCGGCACAAGAAAACGATGAATCGCGCATAAAAAAACGCCCGAATTCGCAAAAACGAATCCGGGCGTAGTGCTCTGGAAGAATTATTTAGCGGCAGACGGCAAGCAGGTTGATGGGCTTGTATCCGTTCTCGGGGTTCTCCGCATAGCGGCAGCCCAGACGGGAGTCGTCGCGCTTGTTGATGATGTCCTTGTCGGAACCGGCGTAGTGCGGACATTCATTGTTGTTGCAAACCACAATCACTCCCCATCCGCTTTCCGGCGGTGCCAGCCAGGCTTCCATGGGCGTATTGCAGTGGGGACAGACGCGATCTTCAAGCTCGGTTACGATACCGGCATATTCATGTTTCACTTTGACTCGCTCCTTTCGGCCGAAGGGCCGTAGTGTGTTCTCTTCACGCTTATAGAAATAAGGTCGAACGGCTCCGCGTCAAGGCTTGACGATGGTTAGTTCTCCTGTTCGCGCAACATGCGGAACAACGCTCTGGAAGCCTTGGGAGCTTTGCCCTTGGCCTTTTCGTTGCGTGCGTTGCGAACCAGCTGACGAAAATGCTGCCCGTCGATCTCCGGATACCGCTCGTACACTTCGTCAACAGCCGAGTCGTCGCCGTCCACCAACCTGTCGCGAAGATGCTCCACTGCATGAAAGGCGCGAGTGCCAATGCGGTGCGCCTCGTCCAGCCCACCAATGAATTCGCGGATATCACCCAGATCGATATCACGCATCATCTTGCCGATAAGCTGCATCTGACGCCGCCTGGCCTCGTTCTTGGTCAGCGACTTGTAGAACAGCAACTCGTCACGCAAGTCATTCGGCATGTCAGCCTTGCGCAGCGCCTCCTCGCCCAGCTCGGCCAAACGCTGCCCCAGCTTCTGTCTTTCTGTGGCATCACGCTTGAGCTGCGACCTGCTTGGCGGCCTGTAATCATCCTGATCGTGCATACACGTCTCCTGAGCCAAATGCGATACACCACGAATCAAATTGCTTCAAGCGGCATCATTGGCCGATTCTCAATAATCTCCGGAAGGATACAACCTACAACATGGCCGCAAGCTTGCGCAGATGCCGACGCTCTTCCTCGACGCACTCACGAACATGCCCCTTCTCGCTGTCCGGAACCATGCGCTCCATCTCGGAAAAGAACAAAATCGTGTCCCGCTCAAATTTCATCGCAAACCGCAACGCATCCTCATCAGTCTTCAGCTTCTCCTGAAGCGAATCCCCCCAGCTGCCACCAAGCAGAATATGCGTATCGATCAGGTCATGCAGATAACGCGCATACTCCTCGGAATCACTCCACGCAGGAAGCTCAACCTCACCGAGTTCACCCAACATCTCCGAAAAAATCGCCCGGTGCCTGCGCTCCTCGTTACGCAAAAATTCAAACGCCTCACGCGTCCCTGCACTCTGAGCACGACCTGCCAGCTTCTCATACATGGCCTCGCCCTTCGTCTCAATATCCACCGCAGCCTGAACAATCTCATTTGCCCTGAAAAAACTCGCCATAACCGAACTCCTTATCTCTTTGCCAAACATGGTTCGCTACATAGGATTACTCTTCACACAGAATCAGGAAACTACATCAGAAAAGATAGCGGCTCAACCGTATTACTATGCCCCCGGCGGGCCTTTCCGGCGGACCCTTTCAGGGGGACCAAAGGGGCGGGCCCCCTTTGGAATCCCTAATTTGTCAGCGGCGTTGCAGCTGTCTGGGACATGCGACAGCATGCTCCGCGTTCTAGCTGCAACCCCGCTGACGGGGATTTTGGGTTCTATGTGTCTTGGCTGACGAACTCCGTTAACCACACTCTATCTCGGGGGACTCTCGCGGCGCACATGCTCACCTTCAGGACTCCCAACAAACAACCCACTCCCGCCAACCAAGCACCACAGCAATGCCGATCGAAACATAGAGGCCCTTTTGACCGGTCACGCAGGTCCGGGTGATGTTTGTGACAACAAACATTTCTCCCGAAACAGTGACCGCGTCATAGAGCCTCTCGCTGAGAACGGCGGCTCACCCGAAAAAGCGCAGTTTTTGCCTTCATTTTTTCTGCGCAAGCAAAAAAGAAGGTCGGCCATTAGGCCGAAATCTGCAACTGGTGCAAGTAGGGATGCCTCCGGCGGGCCTTTCAGGCGGACCCTTTCAGGGGGACCAAAGGGGCGGCCCCCCTTTGGAATCCCTGAGTTGTCAGCGGGCTTGCAGCTGCTGGGGTCACGCGTCCGCATACACCGCGTCCCAGCTGCAACTCCGCTGACAGAGTTACCGGGGGCTTTTGTGGCTATAAATCATAACCATACCCATTTATTAACAACCAGCACCTAGTCCCCAACCCCAGCATCCATAAGCCAACCGTCAGCCGAAAAGCAAAACTCACATTTCCCTTCTCGCCCGGAAAGCAACGCCACAAGCTCCCTCTATGGCTTTCGAGCTACCTGCGCGGCGTTGCTTTCCGGGCAAGCCAGGGATTGCAAAGGGGGCCCGCCCCTTTGCCGGGTGCAGGGCAGCGCCCTGCCCGCCGGAAGCCCCTCTGCCCACAAAAAAAGGGCTCGCAAGAGCCCCTTTTTGTTCTTGAATAGTAGTGATGAGCTACAGTTCGTTCGGCAGCTCCTTGAGTTCGGCGTAGGTGAACACCGGTCCGTCGGCGCAGACGTATTTCGTGCCGATGTTGCAGCGTCCGCAGATGCCCACGCCGCATTTCATGCGTTTTTCGAGCGTGGTGATGATGTCTTCGTGTGCGAAGCCGAGCTTTTCGAGGGCCTGCACTGTGAATTTGATCATGATCGGCGGACCGCAGGTGACGGCGACGGCGTTTTTGGCGGTGGGTTCCATGTCCAGCAGGACGTGGGGGATAAGTCCAACGCGGTGCTGCCAGTCGTCGCTGCCGGTGTCGGCGGTGAGGACGAGTTCCATGTCGTCGCGGGCCATCCATTCGTCGAGGTCTTCCTGATAGCAGAAGTCTGCGGGCGAGCGGGAGCCGTAGAGTACGGTGATTTTGCCGTAGTCGTCGCGATTGTCGAGCATGTAGAGCAGCAGGGTGCGCAGGGGGGCCATGCCGATGCCGCCGCCGACGAAGACGATGTCTTTGCCTTTCATCTGCTGTGCGGGGAAGGCGTTGCCGAGCGGGGCGCGTACACCGACCTTGTCTCCGGCCTTGAGGCCGTGCAGGGCGCGGGTGACTTCGCCTGCTTCCATGACGCTGAACTGCAGGTAGTCCATGCGCGTCGGGGGCGAATTGATGACGAAGGTGGACTCCCCGGTGCCGAAGACGGAGAGCTGTCCGACCTGACCTGGTTCGAAGGTGAAGGCCTTCATCTTGTCTTCGTCGTCGAGTCTGACGCGGAAGGTCTTGATGTTGGCGGTTTCCTGAACCACCTCCAGAATGGTGGCCTTTTCAGGGAGATACGGATTCTTGCAGTCGCACATGGTCTATCGCTCCTTGACCCGCATGACGATGCGGCGAATATCCACGGAGTTGGGGCAGCGGGCGATGCAGCGTCCGCAGCCGCAGCACAGTATGGTGCCGTCGTGCAGGTCCGGGTAGTAGCCGAACTTGTGGCCCACGCGGTTGCGCATGCGGTGCGCCTTGGTGGGGCGCGGATTGTGTCCGCTGGCTTCCTGCGTGTAGTTGTGGTTCATGCAGTTGTCCCACGTGCGGATGCGTTTGCCGGAAAGGCCCGCGGCTTCGTCGGTGATGTTGAAGCAGTAGCAGGTGGGACAGAGGTAGGTGCATGCCCCGCAGGAGACGCAGGCTGCGGTCATCTCCGACCAGAAGTCGAGATCGTCGAAGGCGTCCATGATCTTGGCGGGGACGTCAGAGAGGTCCGGGGCCTCGCTCATGGCTTCGAGTGCCTGTTTGGCTACCGCGTCGGCTTCGGCCTTGACGCCTTTTCGGGTCGTGGTTTCGGCGAGATCGAGCAGTTTTTTGCCTTCGTCCGTGACGGCGCGGGCGGCGTACCCGCCTTCCACCGGCACGAGCAGCACATCGGTGCCGTCGTCGTCTGTGGGTCCGGAGTCCACCCAGTGACAGAAGCAGGCGTTCATGGGCTTGTCGCAGCCGATGGTCACGAAGTGCGTGCTGTCGCGTCGGGCCTTGTAGTATGGGTCTGTGATGCGCTTGTTGTCGTAGACGCGGTCAAACATGGCGAAGCCGCGGACGCCGCAGGGGCGGGCGCCGAAGACTACGGTGGGTTCGGCTTCGATGGATTCGCGGATTTCGATGTCCAGCGCGTCGGGCGACTCGGCGGTCTTCATGCGCTTGAAGGAGAGCAGAGTCTCGGTCTGCGGGAAGATCGCCTTTTTGGGCGACTCAGTGGCCTGAGTGTCCAGCTCGACGGCGGATGCGTCGTTGACCTGCGCGTAGACTACGGCCTCGTGGTCCCGTACGGGAGCCATCACGCGCCGTTCTGCGGCCATGGCCTTGATCCAAGCGTCCAGATTCTCTTCGGGCAGGAATACGGTCTTTGCCATTTACCAGCCCCTCTCGTTGATGGTTTCCTCGTCTATCTGGAACGTGAACAGCGGCGGGATGGCCGCCGGGTCCACGCCGGACTCGTAGTTGAAAAGCTCTTTGACGGCGGAGCTGAGCTTCTTCTTGAACATGAGCACCGGGATGTCCATGGGGCAGGCGCGCTCGCATTCGCCGCACTCGGTACAGCGTCCGGCCAGATGCGAGGCGTGGATGAGCTGGAACATCCATTTATTGCGGATGTCCGTTTCCTGCGATACCCAGTGCGGGTCGCGCGAGTCGCCGATGCAGTGGTCGCGACAGACGCAGAGCGGGCAGGCGTTGCGGCAGGCGTAGCAGCGGATGCAACGGTCCATTTCACCCACCCAGAACTCGAAGCGTTCCTGAACCGGTTTTTCCTCGAAGGCTTCGATGCGCGCGTATTGCGTTGCCTCGTCGCCTACCGGTTCCAGCGGCTTGCCCGCCATGTGGTCGAATTCGAGCGGGTTGGGGTAGCGGCAGGTGATGCACTTGTCGGCCACCAGCTCTTCGCGCGGCAGTTCCTGCTCCTCGCCGTTGGCGCTCAGGCGAACGGTGGTTTCGTCCGCTTCGAGGCTTTCCACGCGGGAGAGATCAACGGCGCGGCGGAGCTTGGCCTTGTCCAGCACGCCCCGGCAGGGCACGCCGAACACGGTGACGGCCTCGCGGTCGATGAGTTTTTCCTGCATGAGCTGCACCACGGTGCGTGAGTCGCAGCCCTTGACCACCACGCCCACCTTCTTGCCCTTGAAGCCGGTGAGGAAGGACGCAAGGTTGTGTGCGCAGGTGGCGTCGAGGACCATGCGGTCCAGGTCAGCCTCTTCCTTGATATGATAGGGCGTTGCGTGGGCCGGGTCGAAACCCCGTTCCCAGGCGACCACGAAGTCGAGGTCTGGCAGCGCCTCTTGTATCTGTTCCTTGAGAGTATCCAGTTTGGACATGCTTCCTCCGGATCAGCCGAGGTTGGCGGCTTTCAGCTTCTCGGCGGCGTCCGCGATGGCGGGCGAGGGGCCGAGCCGGTGAATGCGCTCGGTGAATTTGGTGACCACTTCCTGCCATTTCTGGCCTTCGGAGGCCGATACCCACGTGTACTCGAAGCGTTCTGGATCGATGCCGGTGACGGGCAGGAACTGCTTGAGCACTTCAAGGCGGCGTCTGGCGTAGAAGTTTCCTTCGGAATAGTGGCAGTCGCGCGGGTGGCAGCCGGAGACGAGGACGCCGTCCGCGCCGGAAAGCAGGGCCTTGACCACGAACAGCGGGTCCATGCGGCCCGTGCAGGGCAGGCGCACCACGCGAAGGTCGGTCGGCTGGTCGAAACGGGCCACGCCCGCGGTGTCCGCGCCGCCGTACGAGCACCAGTTGCAGAGAAAGCCGACTATGCGAAGTTCTCGTCCATCCATGACAGGCATAATGCGTCCACCTCGGCGAGTATCTGGTTGTCTGTGAAATGGCTCAGCTGAATGGCGCCGTGCGGGCAGGTTACGGAGCAGATGCCGCAGCCCTGGCACACGGTGTCGATGACCTCGGCCTTGGTCGAGCCGTCGCGCGCTTCGATTTCCTTGATGGCCCCGAACGGGCACGTGCGCACGCACTTGAGGCAGCCCACGCAGCGGCGCTGGTTGACCTGTGCCACGGCCGGATCGGATTCCAGCTTGTCCTTGGAGAACATGGTCAGCACCTTGGCTGCGGCCGCGCTGCCCTGTCCCACGGAGGACGGGATATCCTTCGGACCCTGACAGGCCCCGGCGAGGAAAATGCCCGCCGTGTTGGTCTCCACCGGCCTAAGCTTGGGGTGCCCTTCCAGGAAGAAACCGTACCGGTCATAGGAGATGCGCAGCTTCTCGGCCAGCTGGGGCGCGCCCTTGCCGGACTCGGCTCCCACGGCCAGCACCACGAGGTCGGCGTCCACTTCCATCTGGGTTCCGGCCAGTGTGTCCGCGCCGCGGACCACGAGGGAACCGTCCCTCGGGTAGATCATGGAAACGCGGCCACGGACGTAACGCGCTCCGTATTCCTCCATGGCCCGGCGGGTGAACTCGTCGTACTGTTTTCCCGGGGCGCGGATGTCCATGTAGAATACGTAGCTCTGAGAGTCCGGCAGGTGGTCCTTGGTCAGGATGGCCTGCTTGGCGGTGTACATGCAGCAGAAGCCCGAGCAGTAGGGCCGGTCCACGGACTTGTCGCGTGAGCCGACGCACTGGATGAACACGACGTTCTTGGGCTCGCGTCCGTCGGACGGGCGCTTGATGTGTCCGCCGGTGGGGCCGGAGGCCGAGAGCATGCGTTCGTACTGCAACGAGGTGATGACGTCGGGGTAGCGTCCGCCGCCGTACTGTTCCAGCCGGGTATGGTCGAAGAGGGAAAAGCCGGTGGCGGTGATGACCGCGCCGACCTTGACTTCGGTCAGTTCGTCCTGCTGCTCGTAGTTCACGGCACCGGTGGGGCAGACTTTGGCACACACCCCGCACTTGCCCTTGGTGAACTTGATGCAGTGTTCCGGGTCGATGGAGGCCTTCTTGGGAATGGCCTGCGGGAACGGGATGTTGATGGCCGTGGTGTTGCCCACCGCCTCGTTGAAGCGGTCCGGCGCTTTCTTGCTCGGACATTTCTCGGAGCACAGGCCGCAGCCGGTGCACAGCTCGTTGTTCACGTAGGTGGCGCGCTTGCGCACCGTGACGTCGAAGTTGCCCACGTAGCCGCTGACCGCTTCGATCTCCGAGGAGGTCATGAGCGTGATGTTGGGGTGCTGGGAGACGTCCACCATCTTGGGGCCGAGGATGCATGTGGAGCAGTCCACAGTGGGGAAGGTCTTGTCCAGCTTGGCCATCGTGCCGCCGATGGTGGATTCGCGTTCAACGAGGATCACGTCGAGCCCGCCGTCGGCGCAGTCCAGCGCGGCCTGAATGCCGGCCACGCCGCCACCCAGAACCATAACGGTTTTGTTGATGTCGAAGGATTTGGCCACCAGCGGACGATTCTTGCGGAGCTTCTCCACCGCCATGAGCACCAGCTCGGTGCTCTTGAAGGTGTTCTTCTCCTTGTCCTTGCCTATCCACGAGACGTGCTCGCGGATGTTGGCCATCTCCAGCATGTATCGGTTCAGCCCGGCCTTTTCAATGGCCCGGCGGAAAGTGTTCTCATGCATGCGGGGCGAGCAGGATGCCACCACGACGCCGTCGAGACGATGCTCGCGGATGGCGTCCCGGATGGCCTTCTGGCCCGGTTCGGAGCAGGTGTAGACTTCGTCCGTGGAAAAGACCACGTCCGGGAACAGCCGCGCGGCCTCGGCCACGCTGACCACGTCCACGGTCCCTGCGATGTTGCTGCCGCAGTGGCAGACGAATACGCCTATTCTCATTTATTCGCCTCCCTCAAGCTTTTTGAGCAGGGGGCGCGGGTCTACCGCGTGCAGGTCCATGCCCAGCTTCTCCGGCGCAATGTCCAGCGCCAGCCCGATGACCTGCGTGATGTAAAGGATCGGGATGTTGAAGCCGCGGCGCTGCTTGCGGTTGACCTGCGACTGCCTGAGGTCGAGATTCATGTGGCAAAGGGGGCAGGCAGTGACCACGG is a genomic window of Desulfovibrio oxyclinae DSM 11498 containing:
- a CDS encoding RNA methyltransferase produces the protein MLDNVTVVLVRPKYPENIGSAARACLNMGCPNLTLVAPRGFDIERAMPLATVHSKHILESARITDTLDEALDGCSAAYGTTARTGGWRKGIMAPATMAGVVGEKIRMNGQVAIVFGPEDTGMTNEETQLCTGLVTIPTNRQGTSLNLAQAVLILLYECFKEALSEPFRPAGPPEERLCTVKEQEALFSNLRETLLAIDYLRDTNTDYWMMPVRRFMARMNLKRNEFNLLMGICRQVKWIAGRAFPDRKTD
- a CDS encoding FkbM family methyltransferase, yielding MIDTFRINGRSFRAGRPPRYEKFWGLVEQNRWEPATFQALETYLPAGGSYVDAGAWIGPTLLYAAGIAGRCTAFEPDPAAFAELRKNLELNPELASRCTLRNSALTDHAGYISLTPPGEAGKSETSSLEPEAENTFRAKAVDAAAAFANELADTDFLKMDIEGGEYATIPAMRGFLSTKRPVVLLSLHPQMLAKAGCDPERESMRLLSAFIGYTRLYSVGRDSLTEARDIRVGEQAGFASVPQGTLLFLP
- a CDS encoding DMT family transporter; the encoded protein is MRTAPFSAYLALFGGACLWASSFVVLKIGFEAYDPMVIIFGRMLVASLCFLAVIRNFRKVEYRKGDWKPLLFMGICEPGFYFVFESLALTYTDASQAGMICAMVPLLVAFPAAVLLKETISRRTMVGFGMAIGGAVLLSAAAEASDSAPNPALGNFLEFLAMVCATGYMITLKRLSPRYGPWFLTMIQAFIGTAFFFPLLFLPTTELPTAFDPVGVGCIVYLGVFVTLAAYGLYNVGMSQVPASQASTFVNLIPVITLLMGWAILGEQLTMVQYVASALVLGGVWISQDKSVQTS
- the yjgA gene encoding ribosome biogenesis factor YjgA translates to MHDQDDYRPPSRSQLKRDATERQKLGQRLAELGEEALRKADMPNDLRDELLFYKSLTKNEARRRQMQLIGKMMRDIDLGDIREFIGGLDEAHRIGTRAFHAVEHLRDRLVDGDDSAVDEVYERYPEIDGQHFRQLVRNARNEKAKGKAPKASRALFRMLREQEN
- a CDS encoding ferritin-like domain-containing protein encodes the protein MASFFRANEIVQAAVDIETKGEAMYEKLAGRAQSAGTREAFEFLRNEERRHRAIFSEMLGELGEVELPAWSDSEEYARYLHDLIDTHILLGGSWGDSLQEKLKTDEDALRFAMKFERDTILFFSEMERMVPDSEKGHVRECVEEERRHLRKLAAML
- a CDS encoding FAD/NAD(P)-binding protein, giving the protein MCDCKNPYLPEKATILEVVQETANIKTFRVRLDDEDKMKAFTFEPGQVGQLSVFGTGESTFVINSPPTRMDYLQFSVMEAGEVTRALHGLKAGDKVGVRAPLGNAFPAQQMKGKDIVFVGGGIGMAPLRTLLLYMLDNRDDYGKITVLYGSRSPADFCYQEDLDEWMARDDMELVLTADTGSDDWQHRVGLIPHVLLDMEPTAKNAVAVTCGPPIMIKFTVQALEKLGFAHEDIITTLEKRMKCGVGICGRCNIGTKYVCADGPVFTYAELKELPNEL
- a CDS encoding 4Fe-4S dicluster domain-containing protein — protein: MAKTVFLPEENLDAWIKAMAAERRVMAPVRDHEAVVYAQVNDASAVELDTQATESPKKAIFPQTETLLSFKRMKTAESPDALDIEIRESIEAEPTVVFGARPCGVRGFAMFDRVYDNKRITDPYYKARRDSTHFVTIGCDKPMNACFCHWVDSGPTDDDGTDVLLVPVEGGYAARAVTDEGKKLLDLAETTTRKGVKAEADAVAKQALEAMSEAPDLSDVPAKIMDAFDDLDFWSEMTAACVSCGACTYLCPTCYCFNITDEAAGLSGKRIRTWDNCMNHNYTQEASGHNPRPTKAHRMRNRVGHKFGYYPDLHDGTILCCGCGRCIARCPNSVDIRRIVMRVKER
- a CDS encoding 4Fe-4S dicluster domain-containing protein, producing MSKLDTLKEQIQEALPDLDFVVAWERGFDPAHATPYHIKEEADLDRMVLDATCAHNLASFLTGFKGKKVGVVVKGCDSRTVVQLMQEKLIDREAVTVFGVPCRGVLDKAKLRRAVDLSRVESLEADETTVRLSANGEEQELPREELVADKCITCRYPNPLEFDHMAGKPLEPVGDEATQYARIEAFEEKPVQERFEFWVGEMDRCIRCYACRNACPLCVCRDHCIGDSRDPHWVSQETDIRNKWMFQLIHASHLAGRCTECGECERACPMDIPVLMFKKKLSSAVKELFNYESGVDPAAIPPLFTFQIDEETINERGW
- a CDS encoding hydrogenase iron-sulfur subunit; the protein is MPVMDGRELRIVGFLCNWCSYGGADTAGVARFDQPTDLRVVRLPCTGRMDPLFVVKALLSGADGVLVSGCHPRDCHYSEGNFYARRRLEVLKQFLPVTGIDPERFEYTWVSASEGQKWQEVVTKFTERIHRLGPSPAIADAAEKLKAANLG
- a CDS encoding CoB--CoM heterodisulfide reductase iron-sulfur subunit A family protein; this translates as MRIGVFVCHCGSNIAGTVDVVSVAEAARLFPDVVFSTDEVYTCSEPGQKAIRDAIREHRLDGVVVASCSPRMHENTFRRAIEKAGLNRYMLEMANIREHVSWIGKDKEKNTFKSTELVLMAVEKLRKNRPLVAKSFDINKTVMVLGGGVAGIQAALDCADGGLDVILVERESTIGGTMAKLDKTFPTVDCSTCILGPKMVDVSQHPNITLMTSSEIEAVSGYVGNFDVTVRKRATYVNNELCTGCGLCSEKCPSKKAPDRFNEAVGNTTAINIPFPQAIPKKASIDPEHCIKFTKGKCGVCAKVCPTGAVNYEQQDELTEVKVGAVITATGFSLFDHTRLEQYGGGRYPDVITSLQYERMLSASGPTGGHIKRPSDGREPKNVVFIQCVGSRDKSVDRPYCSGFCCMYTAKQAILTKDHLPDSQSYVFYMDIRAPGKQYDEFTRRAMEEYGARYVRGRVSMIYPRDGSLVVRGADTLAGTQMEVDADLVVLAVGAESGKGAPQLAEKLRISYDRYGFFLEGHPKLRPVETNTAGIFLAGACQGPKDIPSSVGQGSAAAAKVLTMFSKDKLESDPAVAQVNQRRCVGCLKCVRTCPFGAIKEIEARDGSTKAEVIDTVCQGCGICSVTCPHGAIQLSHFTDNQILAEVDALCLSWMDENFA